A window from Candidatus Zixiibacteriota bacterium encodes these proteins:
- a CDS encoding glycosyltransferase codes for MNVLILDEEFPHPLNTGKRIRTFNLFSRLALRHRLTYLAYGDRGSDAYQAIHDAGLNTLAVARSPRPKRGAGLYLRLMPNLFSAQPYSVSSHWTNAYEDTLARELATTDYDLVVCEWTPYAQFMRGRPDVKTLVVAHNIEYQIWQRYVENETQFVVKKYMAMQAGRMRRFEENTFKSVAAATAVSNADAEVIRSINPDLPVEVVDNGVDLEYFRDYGQPTADDAPGLVFTGSMDWRPNQDSVEYFVREILPLVRRTHPDIKTVLVGRNPPARILELGNHEGVTVTGTVDDVRPYIKRASLFIVPLRIGGGSRLKILEAMAMKKPVVSTSVGAEGLDVTDGRELLLADRPEDFAKQIDVLLSDAATAHQLGEAGRSLVERRYGWDALSTKLEQFMQRLVADR; via the coding sequence ATGAACGTCTTGATCCTCGACGAAGAATTCCCCCATCCGCTTAACACCGGGAAGCGGATTCGTACATTCAATCTGTTCAGCCGACTTGCGCTGCGTCATAGACTCACCTACCTGGCCTACGGCGACAGGGGATCGGATGCATATCAGGCAATTCATGACGCCGGTTTGAACACGCTGGCCGTGGCCCGCTCACCCCGTCCGAAACGAGGGGCCGGGCTGTACCTCAGACTTATGCCGAATCTCTTTTCAGCGCAACCCTACTCGGTATCGAGTCATTGGACCAATGCGTATGAAGACACTCTGGCCAGGGAACTGGCCACGACCGATTACGATCTGGTTGTTTGCGAATGGACCCCTTACGCCCAGTTCATGCGAGGACGACCCGACGTAAAGACGCTGGTCGTGGCGCACAATATCGAGTATCAGATATGGCAGCGTTATGTTGAGAATGAAACTCAGTTCGTGGTCAAAAAGTACATGGCCATGCAAGCCGGACGGATGCGCCGCTTTGAAGAGAACACGTTCAAGTCGGTTGCCGCCGCAACGGCTGTTTCAAATGCGGACGCCGAGGTGATTCGTTCGATCAACCCCGATCTTCCCGTTGAAGTAGTAGACAACGGTGTCGATCTCGAATACTTCAGGGATTATGGTCAGCCGACGGCTGACGATGCGCCCGGTCTGGTTTTTACGGGCTCGATGGATTGGCGGCCCAATCAGGACAGTGTCGAGTATTTCGTGCGTGAGATTCTGCCGCTGGTTAGGCGCACTCATCCCGATATAAAAACGGTGCTGGTCGGTCGCAACCCCCCGGCCAGGATACTCGAACTGGGCAACCATGAAGGCGTCACGGTGACCGGCACGGTCGACGACGTGCGACCGTACATCAAGCGAGCCAGTCTGTTTATCGTGCCGCTTCGTATCGGCGGCGGGTCGCGGTTGAAAATCCTGGAAGCAATGGCTATGAAAAAACCGGTCGTGTCGACCTCGGTCGGCGCCGAAGGTCTGGATGTTACCGACGGTCGCGAACTTCTTCTGGCCGACAGGCCTGAGGATTTTGCCAAACAGATCGACGTGCTCTTGTCCGACGCGGCAACAGCCCACCAACTGGGTGAGGCCGGACGCTCTTTGGTGGAGCGACGTTACGGATGGGATGCGCTTTCGACCAAGCTCGAACAATTCATGCAACGATTGGTGGCCGACCGATGA
- a CDS encoding glycosyltransferase family 4 protein, whose protein sequence is MTILHLRASNFYGGPERQLFHHAQVMGGSRHRVVIASYKEHGRNPELLDVAEMAGIDNLLIDVSSAYDFTAVGKIRKALLKERVDLLCTHDYRSHLLGHAVCRKSKAKHICFVRGATKDDLKVRLYQWLDKMTLPWANHAVTVSDQQRRTMTDSGYPQARISVVHNAVSLSDLSEIEPVDLRTVFELPPDAVVVMAAGRFSREKGQRLLVETAARIIEQDRRLHFVLYGDGPDLGPVKRQVAGCSYPTQIRLPGFSAMVISYLKSADILVNPSYSEGLPNVVLEAMAVGTPVVATAVGGVPELIVNRQSGLLVPAGDSNGLGEAILLLAEDLPIRKRLAENGQQVVRQRFTFEQQAKKLTEVYEEVAA, encoded by the coding sequence ATGACCATCCTTCATTTGCGCGCATCCAATTTCTACGGCGGACCGGAGCGGCAGCTCTTTCATCACGCTCAAGTGATGGGTGGGAGCCGACATCGCGTGGTCATCGCATCGTATAAAGAGCATGGTCGAAATCCTGAGCTGCTCGATGTGGCCGAGATGGCCGGGATCGACAACCTGCTCATCGACGTTAGCTCTGCCTATGACTTCACGGCTGTAGGCAAAATCAGGAAGGCGCTTTTGAAGGAACGTGTCGACCTCCTGTGCACACACGACTATCGTTCGCACTTGTTGGGACATGCGGTTTGTCGCAAATCCAAAGCCAAACACATTTGCTTCGTGCGCGGCGCCACCAAAGATGATTTGAAAGTCCGGCTGTACCAGTGGCTGGACAAGATGACTTTGCCATGGGCCAACCACGCAGTCACTGTTTCCGATCAACAACGCCGGACCATGACTGACTCGGGATACCCCCAGGCACGCATTTCGGTCGTGCACAACGCGGTCAGTTTGAGCGACCTCTCAGAGATAGAGCCGGTCGATCTCAGGACGGTTTTTGAACTGCCGCCCGACGCCGTGGTCGTCATGGCCGCAGGTCGCTTTAGCCGGGAGAAAGGGCAGCGTTTATTGGTCGAAACAGCGGCGCGAATTATCGAGCAGGATCGTAGACTGCACTTTGTACTGTACGGAGATGGTCCGGACCTGGGACCAGTGAAGAGACAGGTTGCCGGCTGCTCCTATCCGACACAGATAAGGCTGCCCGGATTCAGTGCGATGGTGATAAGCTATCTCAAGTCTGCCGACATCCTGGTCAACCCATCGTACTCGGAAGGTCTGCCCAATGTTGTGCTGGAAGCGATGGCTGTGGGGACGCCGGTGGTGGCGACGGCTGTCGGGGGCGTACCGGAGTTGATCGTGAACCGGCAGTCCGGGCTGTTAGTCCCGGCCGGCGACTCAAACGGACTGGGTGAGGCCATCCTGCTGTTGGCTGAAGACCTGCCCATCCGAAAACGACTGGCCGAAAACGGGCAGCAGGTGGTCCGGCAGAGATTCACTTTTGAGCAACAGGCAAAGAAACTGACTGAAGTCTATGAGGAGGTGGCGGCGTGA